Proteins from a genomic interval of Crassostrea angulata isolate pt1a10 chromosome 7, ASM2561291v2, whole genome shotgun sequence:
- the LOC128157480 gene encoding uncharacterized protein LOC128157480 isoform X10, whose translation MDGLGGPYQNLDRRKIHPLLDQEEYELNDTDNAVKVHTDKPHLVSLGSGRLSTAVTILPLQEGRTEIGTSAAPSVPDIIIQGTGVEAEHCFIDNIHDVITLYPLAKMCAVDGVLVSEPTRLPQGCMLCLGRSNYFRFNHPKEAKKIKEAMPNCRISCAPLAFLQELEENPEYLKMISDAGNTVQKRSSSGSDKSRKGSSSRSPHSSYSNQQDDEEFLNKVCKFEMISRGKSSPTARSPVSQSFSPDGSYRSYTQAMSDQNEMGKSEPLSPVEMKRGYVSSPLEGKQYVPKPNYTYAGEKLFTKETATTRVSADILKKAGNVQVTERVTSTGSSSSSSLTSVSSAGGATLSWHSDSNKSSPRTSFVTLSSQNSTEHKKTLITVVSPKVFTSKVNLETDAEKLAESIMNGDLLATAYDSAGSSNSSSKRNTFDGMDFDFNELTASQQDLSMKHREIVAERKKEQEMERQEKQRLEEILSMCAEYDQKVSVDTVKVKQQTSVKAEPKIPPAMQQFLDNNVPKMSGTPSPKKSSPVPTKSTPKTPKAGDSFVFDGTPVEKVEQYDQKKRLVSDSTKSESPLISYQDVTPSKTPSGNKIVSPIIKTDRDGQYSRSGKGQITSTPKSVNFKDERPLEIEDSPKSSRGGQRYFRERKDSDYDSADMIIEPPKMVNGDVPALHGNDRHQNAQHSTQHSAEVSEKSESVNHNGKTSVKVKEDEFDRESMASPLHRPNHLPSFQDFSNEVNSLDRKEKSEFKSSMTKIKTNGSLTMISSPSNTHKEFSFQMRRASSNSSNSEEESASNSEDTGTIKRRPGQLQEFQVQRKGPGSSSEVKDKLSPDDPPTNFRPAMGSRSPKLTRKLMHVEDSNEKGNENITTYHIHREEVNVKVVDIDIDVENKSPIAVQKLSEKQDSGPVSWLESQRRKVENGLFNFKDAKLPQNGLSEKHSSPDSSSATNSTAVDQKTGIYENIPARSPKSFPGFKVEVKQGTKLQSFWDGDNKTLVNGLPGSRNSSGSGGGRKSDDVESLVSNSSDTEVKGSSRGHRRSGDPSSRRSSGHSKDSESFQQLDRLKKDKVELVSKITFLKQQIEEIEKLENEAIRELEMEKALLDGEKETEMEELQRDQERINILKERHREVVERAARERQKELQQMEKQRELIQQLEQQQHETEQRLEACPKDDEEDMLEQHQQQMDSIEHQHKIFDDMEFKQLESEAKYEEEKEQIQRKLMKEQQELLEKYRSRENRLVEIDGHKKEMFSGVRKDMQSMEQKRQRLVEEFRKEKVELSNLVKKIQEISKMLALPVSDDNRDSFLADFQEGKLSSRDSYTTDPAPASQGEREGSVPLSATSSPTMSWISSSSEKGGHVIEQEKKRIEELKRRAADEGRAQWEERKLREANCKSFNSLESEDSSVASSCETPSEKETSLSSGEDQLEKMLELERLLAQAQSEKMRMIADQVKTREHEMMALQEERHKREQLERKLQEETQLREELVQQQIKMREKQSKQARPLTRYLPVRGKEFDLKNHIESAGHHLDDCPHLVVTSTNCRGWLQKMGNKFKTWHRRWFVFDRNKRSLIYYTDKNESKPRGGIYFQAIEEVYVDHLRTVKSPNPKLTFCVKTCDRTYYMVAPTPEAMRIWIDVIFTGAEGYQQFL comes from the exons aactGGAGGAAAACCCTGAGTATCTCAAAATGATATCAGATGCTGGAAATACTGTGCAAAAACGGTCGTCTTCTGGATCTGACAAAAGTCGCAAAGGATCGTCTTCAAGATCTCCACATAGCTCTTATAGTAATCAACAGGACGATGAAGAGTTTCTAAACAAAGTTTGTAAGTTTGAGATGATCTCGCGTGGCAAATCCTCACCTACAGCAAGATCTCCAGTGAGCCAAAGTTTTTCACCCGATGGATCTTACCGTTCTTATACACAAGCAATGTCTGACCAAAACGAAATGGGAAAATCGGAACCTTTATCACCTGTGGAAATGAAAAGAGGCTATGTCTCGTCTCCGCTGGAAGGAAAACAGTATGTGCCAAAGCCAAATTATACTTATGCAGGAGAGAAActttttacaaaagaaacaGCTACAACTCGTGTATCTGCAGATATTCTCAAAAAAGCTGGAAATGTGCAAGTGACTGAACGAGTGACCAGCACTGGAAGCTCTAGCTCCAGTTCTCTGACCAGTGTTAGTAGTGCTGGGGGTGCCACTCTGAGCTGGCACTCCGACTCCAACAAATCCTCCCCCAGAACCAGCTTTGTGACTCTCTCTTCCCAGAATTCCACAGAACATAAGAAAACTCTCATTACAGTTGTGTCGCCAAAAGTGTTCACCTCCAAAGTCAACTTAGAGACTGATGCAGAGAAACTCGCTGAAAGTATCATGAATGGTGACCTACTAGCAACAGCTTATGACAGTGCTGGAAGTAGTAACTCGTCCAGTAAAAGAAATACTTTTGATGGAATGGACTTTGATTTCAATGAACTGACTGCGAGCCAGCAGGATTTGTCTATGAAACATCGTGAAATTGTGGCTGAACGAAAAAAGGAACAAGAAATGGAAAGACAAGAAAAACAAAGGTTAGAGGAGATTCTGAGTATGTGTGCAGAGTATGATCAGAAGGTCTCTGTAGACACTGTGAAAGTGAAACAACAGACCTCAGTCAAGGCAGAGCCTAAAATCCCACCTGCAATGCAACAGTTCCTGGACAATAATGTTCCCAAAATGTCAGGAACACCAAGTCCTAAGAAATCTTCACCTGTCCCTACCAAATCTACCCCAAAGACTCCAAAAGCTGGTGATTCCTTTGTTTTTGATGGCACTCCAGTAGAAAAAGTGGAGCAGTATGATCAAAAGAAGAGACTAGTGTCTGATTCCACTAAAAGTGAGAGTCCACTTATTTCATACCAGGATGTCACTCCATCCAAAACACCATCAGGGAACAAGATAGTTAGCCCAATCATAAAAACAGACAGAGATGGACAGTATTCCCGCTCAGGGAAAGGACAAATCACTAGCACACCTAAATCTGTGAACTTTAAAGATGAGAGACCTCTTGAAATAGAAGACAGCCCTAAATCGTCTAGAGGAGGTCAAAGATACTTCAGAGAGAGGAAAGATTCTGACTATGATAGTGCTGACATGATTATAGAACCACCTAAAATGGTCAATGGAGATGTGCCTGCTCTTCATGGAAATGATAGGCACCAAAATGCACAACATTCTACACAGCATAGTGCAGAAGTGTCTGAGAAATCTGAAAGTGTGAATCATAATGGGAAAACAAGTGTCAAAGTGAAAGAGGACGAGTTTGATAGAGAAAGTATGGCTTCTCCTCTACACAGACCAAATCATTTACCAAGTTTTCAGGATTTTAGTAATGAAGTCAATTCATTGGATAGGAAAGAAAAATCAGAATTCAAAAGTTCAATGACAAAAATCAAGACCAATGGATCATTAACAATGATTTCATCTCCCAGCAACACGCACAAGGAATTTAGCTTCCAAATGCGAAGAGCAAGTTCCAACTCATCCAATTCAGAAGAGGAATCTGCGAGTAATTCTGAGGACACAGGAACTATCAAACGCCGTCCAGGGCAGTTGCAAGAGTTCCAAGTGCAACGTAAAGGCCCGGGGTCATCAAGTGAGGTGAAAGACAAACTGAGTCCAGATGACCCGCCCACAAACTTCCGTCCTGCGATGGGTAGCAGGAGCCCCAAACTTACCCGTAAACTAATGCATGTGGAGGACTCAAATGAGAAAGGAAATGAAAACATCACCACATATCATATTCATCGAGAAGAAGTAAATGTGAAAGTTGTGGATATTGATATTGACGTAGAGAATAAAAGTCCCATTGCTGTTCAAAAATTGAGTGAAAAACAAGATTCTGGTCCAGTCAGCTGGCTTGAATCCCAAAGGAGAAAAGTGGAGAACGGActttttaactttaaagatGCAAAATTACCTCAGAATGGACTTTCAGAAAAGCATTCTAGCCCTGACTCCAGTAGTGCTACCAATTCAACTGCAGTGGACCAGAAGACTGGAATTTATGAGAATATACCAGCAAGATCTCCAAAATCATTCCCTGGTTTCAAAGTGGAAGTGAAACAAGGAACAAAATTGCAGTCTTTCTGGGATGGAGATAATAAGACATTGGTGAATGGACTGCCTGGTTCCCGTAATTCCTCAGGTTCTGGTGGAGGAAGAAAGTCGGATGATGTGGAGAGTCTAGTGTCAAACAGCAGTGACACTGAGGTCAAAGGGTCATCAAGGGGTCACCGAAGGTCGGGGGATCCATCCAGTAGAAGGAGTTCAGGACATAgcaaa GATTCCGAGTCCTTTCAGCAGCTGGATAGACTGAAGAAGGACAAAGTGGAGCTCGTGTCCAAAATCACCTTCCTGAAGCAGCAGATAGAGGAAATAGAGAAACTGGAAAATGAAGCCATCCGAGAG CTTGAAATGGAAAAAGCTCTGTTGGATGGAGAAAAAGAGACAGAGATGGAAGAATTACAGCGTGACCAGGAGCGGATCAACATTCTAAAGGAGCGGCATAGGGAGGTGGTGGAAAGGGCAGCAAGGGAGAGGCAAAAG GAGCTGCAGCAGATGGAGAAGCAGAGAGAGCTGATCCAACAGTTAGAGCAGCAGCAGCATGAGACGGAGCAGAGACTGGAGGCATGCCCCAAGGACGACGAGGAAGACATGTTAGAGCAGCATCAGCAGCAGATGGACAGCATAGAACATCAGCATAAGATATTTGATGACATGGAATTCAAACAACTGGAG TCTGAGGCCAAGTATGAAGAGGAGAAAGAGCAGATACAGAGAAAACTCATGAAAGAACAGCAAGAACTGTTAGAAAAATACAGGTCAAGGGAG AACCGTCTCGTGGAAATAGATGGCCATAAAAAGGAAATGTTTTCTGGAGTCCGGAAAGACATGCAGTCCATGGAACAGAAGAGGCAGAGATTGGTGGAGGAATTCAGGAAG GAAAAAGTAGAATTGTCAAACTTGGTGAAGAAAATCCAAGAGATTTCCAAAATGCTGGCTCTTCCTGTCAGTGATGATAATAGGGACTCGTTTTTAGCCGACTTCCAG GAAGGAAAACTCTCATCCAGAGACAGCTACACCACTGACCCCGCCCCCGCCAGTCAGGGGGAGAGGGAGGGGTCAGTCCCCCTCTCTGCCACGTCAAGTCCGACAATGTCCTGGATCTCTTCCTCCTCTGAGAAAG GAGGTCATGTGATAGAACAAGAGAAGAAGCGAATCGAAGAGTTGAAACGGAGGGCAGCAGATGAGGGAAGAGCTCAATGGGAGGAGAGGAAACTCCGAGAGGCCAACTGTAAAAGCTTCAACTCGCTGGAGTCCGAAGACAGCAGTGTCGCCAGCAGTTGTGAAACACCCTCTGAGAAAGAAACAAG CCTCAGCAGTGGGGAGGACCAGCTGGAGAAGATGTTGGAGCTGGAGAGACTCCTCGCACAGGCCCAGTCAGAGAAAATGAGGATGATAGCAGACCAG GTGAAAACTCGGGAGCATGAGATGATGGCCCTACAAGAGGAGAGACATAAACGAGAACAACTGGAGAGGAAACTTCAAGAGGAGACCCAGCTTAGAGAGGAACTAGTCCAACAGCAGATCAAAATGCGTGAAAAACAGTCAAAACAG GCTCGTCCTTTAACAAGATACCTGCCTGTTAGAGGAAAAGAATTTGACCTTAAAAATCACATAGAGTCTGCAGGTCATCACCTTGACGACTGTCCTCATCTGGTGGTCACATCCACGAACTGTAGAGGGTGGCTCCAAAAAATGGGCAACAAATTCAAAACATGGCACAGACgttggtttgtgtttgatagaAACAAGCGATCTCTGATTTACTACACAGACAAGAATGAAAGCAAACCCAGAGGAGGCATTTATTTCCAGGCGATAGAGGAAGTGTATGTTGACCATTTACGGACAGTTAAAAGTCCCAATCCAAAGTTAACTTTCTGTGTGAAAACTTGTGATAGAACTTATTACATGGTGGCCCCCACCCCAGAGGCCATGAGGATCTGGATTGATGTGATATTCACTGGAGCAGAAGGGTACCAGCAGTTTTTATGA
- the LOC128157480 gene encoding pleckstrin homology-like domain family B member 2 isoform X9: protein MISDAGNTVQKRSSSGSDKSRKGSSSRSPHSSYSNQQDDEEFLNKVCKFEMISRGKSSPTARSPVSQSFSPDGSYRSYTQAMSDQNEMGKSEPLSPVEMKRGYVSSPLEGKQYVPKPNYTYAGEKLFTKETATTRVSADILKKAGNVQVTERVTSTGSSSSSSLTSVSSAGGATLSWHSDSNKSSPRTSFVTLSSQNSTEHKKTLITVVSPKVFTSKVNLETDAEKLAESIMNGDLLATAYDSAGSSNSSSKRNTFDGMDFDFNELTASQQDLSMKHREIVAERKKEQEMERQEKQRLEEILSMCAEYDQKVSVDTVKVKQQTSVKAEPKIPPAMQQFLDNNVPKMSGTPSPKKSSPVPTKSTPKTPKAGDSFVFDGTPVEKVEQYDQKKRLVSDSTKSESPLISYQDVTPSKTPSGNKIVSPIIKTDRDGQYSRSGKGQITSTPKSVNFKDERPLEIEDSPKSSRGGQRYFRERKDSDYDSADMIIEPPKMVNGDVPALHGNDRHQNAQHSTQHSAEVSEKSESVNHNGKTSVKVKEDEFDRESMASPLHRPNHLPSFQDFSNEVNSLDRKEKSEFKSSMTKIKTNGSLTMISSPSNTHKEFSFQMRRASSNSSNSEEESASNSEDTGTIKRRPGQLQEFQVQRKGPGSSSEVKDKLSPDDPPTNFRPAMGSRSPKLTRKLMHVEDSNEKGNENITTYHIHREEVNVKVVDIDIDVENKSPIAVQKLSEKQDSGPVSWLESQRRKVENGLFNFKDAKLPQNGLSEKHSSPDSSSATNSTAVDQKTGIYENIPARSPKSFPGFKVEVKQGTKLQSFWDGDNKTLVNGLPGSRNSSGSGGGRKSDDVESLVSNSSDTEVKGSSRGHRRSGDPSSRRSSGHSKDSESFQQLDRLKKDKVELVSKITFLKQQIEEIEKLENEAIRELEMEKALLDGEKETEMEELQRDQERINILKERHREVVERAARERQKQRVRTTSRLRKELQQMEKQRELIQQLEQQQHETEQRLEACPKDDEEDMLEQHQQQMDSIEHQHKIFDDMEFKQLESEAKYEEEKEQIQRKLMKEQQELLEKYRSRENRLVEIDGHKKEMFSGVRKDMQSMEQKRQRLVEEFRKEKVELSNLVKKIQEISKMLALPVSDDNRDSFLADFQEGKLSSRDSYTTDPAPASQGEREGSVPLSATSSPTMSWISSSSEKGERKKSATMLEIERNHSLFLELQGGHVIEQEKKRIEELKRRAADEGRAQWEERKLREANCKSFNSLESEDSSVASSCETPSEKETSLSSGEDQLEKMLELERLLAQAQSEKMRMIADQVKTREHEMMALQEERHKREQLERKLQEETQLREELVQQQIKMREKQSKQARPLTRYLPVRGKEFDLKNHIESAGHHLDDCPHLVVTSTNCRGWLQKMGNKFKTWHRRWFVFDRNKRSLIYYTDKNESKPRGGIYFQAIEEVYVDHLRTVKSPNPKLTFCVKTCDRTYYMVAPTPEAMRIWIDVIFTGAEGYQQFL from the exons ATGATATCAGATGCTGGAAATACTGTGCAAAAACGGTCGTCTTCTGGATCTGACAAAAGTCGCAAAGGATCGTCTTCAAGATCTCCACATAGCTCTTATAGTAATCAACAGGACGATGAAGAGTTTCTAAACAAAGTTTGTAAGTTTGAGATGATCTCGCGTGGCAAATCCTCACCTACAGCAAGATCTCCAGTGAGCCAAAGTTTTTCACCCGATGGATCTTACCGTTCTTATACACAAGCAATGTCTGACCAAAACGAAATGGGAAAATCGGAACCTTTATCACCTGTGGAAATGAAAAGAGGCTATGTCTCGTCTCCGCTGGAAGGAAAACAGTATGTGCCAAAGCCAAATTATACTTATGCAGGAGAGAAActttttacaaaagaaacaGCTACAACTCGTGTATCTGCAGATATTCTCAAAAAAGCTGGAAATGTGCAAGTGACTGAACGAGTGACCAGCACTGGAAGCTCTAGCTCCAGTTCTCTGACCAGTGTTAGTAGTGCTGGGGGTGCCACTCTGAGCTGGCACTCCGACTCCAACAAATCCTCCCCCAGAACCAGCTTTGTGACTCTCTCTTCCCAGAATTCCACAGAACATAAGAAAACTCTCATTACAGTTGTGTCGCCAAAAGTGTTCACCTCCAAAGTCAACTTAGAGACTGATGCAGAGAAACTCGCTGAAAGTATCATGAATGGTGACCTACTAGCAACAGCTTATGACAGTGCTGGAAGTAGTAACTCGTCCAGTAAAAGAAATACTTTTGATGGAATGGACTTTGATTTCAATGAACTGACTGCGAGCCAGCAGGATTTGTCTATGAAACATCGTGAAATTGTGGCTGAACGAAAAAAGGAACAAGAAATGGAAAGACAAGAAAAACAAAGGTTAGAGGAGATTCTGAGTATGTGTGCAGAGTATGATCAGAAGGTCTCTGTAGACACTGTGAAAGTGAAACAACAGACCTCAGTCAAGGCAGAGCCTAAAATCCCACCTGCAATGCAACAGTTCCTGGACAATAATGTTCCCAAAATGTCAGGAACACCAAGTCCTAAGAAATCTTCACCTGTCCCTACCAAATCTACCCCAAAGACTCCAAAAGCTGGTGATTCCTTTGTTTTTGATGGCACTCCAGTAGAAAAAGTGGAGCAGTATGATCAAAAGAAGAGACTAGTGTCTGATTCCACTAAAAGTGAGAGTCCACTTATTTCATACCAGGATGTCACTCCATCCAAAACACCATCAGGGAACAAGATAGTTAGCCCAATCATAAAAACAGACAGAGATGGACAGTATTCCCGCTCAGGGAAAGGACAAATCACTAGCACACCTAAATCTGTGAACTTTAAAGATGAGAGACCTCTTGAAATAGAAGACAGCCCTAAATCGTCTAGAGGAGGTCAAAGATACTTCAGAGAGAGGAAAGATTCTGACTATGATAGTGCTGACATGATTATAGAACCACCTAAAATGGTCAATGGAGATGTGCCTGCTCTTCATGGAAATGATAGGCACCAAAATGCACAACATTCTACACAGCATAGTGCAGAAGTGTCTGAGAAATCTGAAAGTGTGAATCATAATGGGAAAACAAGTGTCAAAGTGAAAGAGGACGAGTTTGATAGAGAAAGTATGGCTTCTCCTCTACACAGACCAAATCATTTACCAAGTTTTCAGGATTTTAGTAATGAAGTCAATTCATTGGATAGGAAAGAAAAATCAGAATTCAAAAGTTCAATGACAAAAATCAAGACCAATGGATCATTAACAATGATTTCATCTCCCAGCAACACGCACAAGGAATTTAGCTTCCAAATGCGAAGAGCAAGTTCCAACTCATCCAATTCAGAAGAGGAATCTGCGAGTAATTCTGAGGACACAGGAACTATCAAACGCCGTCCAGGGCAGTTGCAAGAGTTCCAAGTGCAACGTAAAGGCCCGGGGTCATCAAGTGAGGTGAAAGACAAACTGAGTCCAGATGACCCGCCCACAAACTTCCGTCCTGCGATGGGTAGCAGGAGCCCCAAACTTACCCGTAAACTAATGCATGTGGAGGACTCAAATGAGAAAGGAAATGAAAACATCACCACATATCATATTCATCGAGAAGAAGTAAATGTGAAAGTTGTGGATATTGATATTGACGTAGAGAATAAAAGTCCCATTGCTGTTCAAAAATTGAGTGAAAAACAAGATTCTGGTCCAGTCAGCTGGCTTGAATCCCAAAGGAGAAAAGTGGAGAACGGActttttaactttaaagatGCAAAATTACCTCAGAATGGACTTTCAGAAAAGCATTCTAGCCCTGACTCCAGTAGTGCTACCAATTCAACTGCAGTGGACCAGAAGACTGGAATTTATGAGAATATACCAGCAAGATCTCCAAAATCATTCCCTGGTTTCAAAGTGGAAGTGAAACAAGGAACAAAATTGCAGTCTTTCTGGGATGGAGATAATAAGACATTGGTGAATGGACTGCCTGGTTCCCGTAATTCCTCAGGTTCTGGTGGAGGAAGAAAGTCGGATGATGTGGAGAGTCTAGTGTCAAACAGCAGTGACACTGAGGTCAAAGGGTCATCAAGGGGTCACCGAAGGTCGGGGGATCCATCCAGTAGAAGGAGTTCAGGACATAgcaaa GATTCCGAGTCCTTTCAGCAGCTGGATAGACTGAAGAAGGACAAAGTGGAGCTCGTGTCCAAAATCACCTTCCTGAAGCAGCAGATAGAGGAAATAGAGAAACTGGAAAATGAAGCCATCCGAGAG CTTGAAATGGAAAAAGCTCTGTTGGATGGAGAAAAAGAGACAGAGATGGAAGAATTACAGCGTGACCAGGAGCGGATCAACATTCTAAAGGAGCGGCATAGGGAGGTGGTGGAAAGGGCAGCAAGGGAGAGGCAAAAG CAGCGAGTTAGAACAACCAGCAGATTACGTAAA GAGCTGCAGCAGATGGAGAAGCAGAGAGAGCTGATCCAACAGTTAGAGCAGCAGCAGCATGAGACGGAGCAGAGACTGGAGGCATGCCCCAAGGACGACGAGGAAGACATGTTAGAGCAGCATCAGCAGCAGATGGACAGCATAGAACATCAGCATAAGATATTTGATGACATGGAATTCAAACAACTGGAG TCTGAGGCCAAGTATGAAGAGGAGAAAGAGCAGATACAGAGAAAACTCATGAAAGAACAGCAAGAACTGTTAGAAAAATACAGGTCAAGGGAG AACCGTCTCGTGGAAATAGATGGCCATAAAAAGGAAATGTTTTCTGGAGTCCGGAAAGACATGCAGTCCATGGAACAGAAGAGGCAGAGATTGGTGGAGGAATTCAGGAAG GAAAAAGTAGAATTGTCAAACTTGGTGAAGAAAATCCAAGAGATTTCCAAAATGCTGGCTCTTCCTGTCAGTGATGATAATAGGGACTCGTTTTTAGCCGACTTCCAG GAAGGAAAACTCTCATCCAGAGACAGCTACACCACTGACCCCGCCCCCGCCAGTCAGGGGGAGAGGGAGGGGTCAGTCCCCCTCTCTGCCACGTCAAGTCCGACAATGTCCTGGATCTCTTCCTCCTCTGAGAAAGGTGAGCGCAAGAAATCAGCCACCATGTTGGAGATCGAGCGAAACCACTCCCTGTTCCTCGAGCTTCAAG GAGGTCATGTGATAGAACAAGAGAAGAAGCGAATCGAAGAGTTGAAACGGAGGGCAGCAGATGAGGGAAGAGCTCAATGGGAGGAGAGGAAACTCCGAGAGGCCAACTGTAAAAGCTTCAACTCGCTGGAGTCCGAAGACAGCAGTGTCGCCAGCAGTTGTGAAACACCCTCTGAGAAAGAAACAAG CCTCAGCAGTGGGGAGGACCAGCTGGAGAAGATGTTGGAGCTGGAGAGACTCCTCGCACAGGCCCAGTCAGAGAAAATGAGGATGATAGCAGACCAG GTGAAAACTCGGGAGCATGAGATGATGGCCCTACAAGAGGAGAGACATAAACGAGAACAACTGGAGAGGAAACTTCAAGAGGAGACCCAGCTTAGAGAGGAACTAGTCCAACAGCAGATCAAAATGCGTGAAAAACAGTCAAAACAG GCTCGTCCTTTAACAAGATACCTGCCTGTTAGAGGAAAAGAATTTGACCTTAAAAATCACATAGAGTCTGCAGGTCATCACCTTGACGACTGTCCTCATCTGGTGGTCACATCCACGAACTGTAGAGGGTGGCTCCAAAAAATGGGCAACAAATTCAAAACATGGCACAGACgttggtttgtgtttgatagaAACAAGCGATCTCTGATTTACTACACAGACAAGAATGAAAGCAAACCCAGAGGAGGCATTTATTTCCAGGCGATAGAGGAAGTGTATGTTGACCATTTACGGACAGTTAAAAGTCCCAATCCAAAGTTAACTTTCTGTGTGAAAACTTGTGATAGAACTTATTACATGGTGGCCCCCACCCCAGAGGCCATGAGGATCTGGATTGATGTGATATTCACTGGAGCAGAAGGGTACCAGCAGTTTTTATGA